Within the Stenotrophomonas sp. 610A2 genome, the region GTAATGGGCGATGTTATGTTCTGGCCATCCCCAACCTGGGCCCGACCATGCGCAAACCACTGAAGCATCCAGCTGCCGCGCCTCGCCTGCTGCGTTTTGCCCCGTTGCTGCTCGCTGTCGTGCCCTGGGTTGCCACTGCCGCGCAGGCACCCAGCGCTGAAGCGCTGGCACAGTTGGATGGCTTTGCGCTGGGGCTGCAGGCCGCCGGCCAGTTCTCGGGCACGGTGTTGATCGCCAGCGGCGATGAGGTGGTGTTCGAGAAAGCCTATGGCGCGCGCGATGAGCAGCAGGAAGCACCGCTGCAGGTGAATGACCGCTTCAACCTGGCTTCGGCCGGCAAGATGTTCACCAGCGTGGCGATCCTGCAGCAGATCGCCGCCGGTCGCCTCAACCTGGACAGCAAGGTCGGCGAGGTGCTCAAGGACTACCCCAATCGTCAGTTCGCCACTGAGGTGACCGTCCGCCAACTGCTGACGCATAGCGCCGGTGCGGGCGATATCGACGAGCTTTTTGGCGCCGAACACAGTGCCGATCGCGCACGACTGGGCAGCCTGGAGGAGATGGTCGCACTGCATGCCGGGCGCGCCCCGGAGTTCGCGCCCGGCAGCGCGCAGAAGTACGGCAACTTCGGCTACCTGGTATTGGGGCGGATGCTGGAAGTCCTCTCCGGGCAGGATTTCGAAAGCTACATCCGCCAGCACGTGCTGCAACCGGCCGGCATGCAAGATACCGGCTTCGTGGCCTGCGACGATCCCGCTGCCGATCTGGCACGGGCGTATGCGGAGGTGGATGGCAAGCGTGTGCGCAACTGCGCCACCCAACCCAACCGTGGCCTGCCCGCCGGTGGCGAAGTGGGCAATGCGCGCGACATGTTCCGCTTCGTGCAGGCTTTGAATGCCGGCAAGCTGCTGCCAGCGGCACTGTTCGGACAGGCCACGCAAACCCAACGCGAATTCATGGGCCTGG harbors:
- a CDS encoding serine hydrolase domain-containing protein; the encoded protein is MRKPLKHPAAAPRLLRFAPLLLAVVPWVATAAQAPSAEALAQLDGFALGLQAAGQFSGTVLIASGDEVVFEKAYGARDEQQEAPLQVNDRFNLASAGKMFTSVAILQQIAAGRLNLDSKVGEVLKDYPNRQFATEVTVRQLLTHSAGAGDIDELFGAEHSADRARLGSLEEMVALHAGRAPEFAPGSAQKYGNFGYLVLGRMLEVLSGQDFESYIRQHVLQPAGMQDTGFVACDDPAADLARAYAEVDGKRVRNCATQPNRGLPAGGEVGNARDMFRFVQALNAGKLLPAALFGQATQTQREFMGLGFFATGYGKDVPARDFRWGHGGSTDGVCTDVRHYPATGETVIVLSNKDAPACFAVSGLLHAQWKQP